From one Paenibacillus sp. FSL K6-1330 genomic stretch:
- a CDS encoding L,D-transpeptidase, whose product MPQYRIIVDLSDFQLHLLDGDTVVRTFPVAIGKMATQTPPGNYTIVNKQPNPGGPFGAYWLGLSKPHYGIHGTNDPSSIGRYVSHGCIRMYNEDVIELASLVPIHTRVTIRN is encoded by the coding sequence ATGCCCCAATACCGCATTATTGTCGATTTATCCGATTTTCAGCTGCACCTGCTGGATGGCGACACCGTGGTACGTACGTTCCCGGTTGCCATCGGTAAAATGGCTACGCAGACGCCGCCAGGCAATTACACCATCGTCAACAAACAGCCAAATCCCGGGGGGCCTTTTGGAGCCTATTGGTTAGGGTTGTCCAAACCCCATTATGGCATCCATGGCACGAATGACCCTTCATCCATCGGCCGCTACGTTTCCCATGGCTGCATTCGAATGTACAACGAGGACGTCATTGAGCTTGCCTCCCTCGTTCCGATTCATACCCGGGTCACCATACGAAACTGA
- a CDS encoding sensor histidine kinase, translated as MSPAKFYQKYIKNNMFTKMLLLISLIAVVTIVTLSFLMYYFLFQSAVRSELDIQRRAVERVERQLNQKFENEQSYVNDLYRNSSLGIDTSYFLMNSFDEYMAKRMDRIAGGGQSNSDSVVAYFKQRLDDDPDIENIMLYSAEKQYVYVYKQGSMTRLYQANATHSYIPDVMAMESQSVTLPNLWVRKLAGDVNLPLFSIRSPINDMTTYKNLGQLVILYRTEALGAVLNSGEDPLKGSVLVLSGDGRVMFDSSGKYYGKKYPYADRLLNSKDTVNLDEESYITTAAHNQAGYTVVGITPKREISESFHGLQNTIIIAALLCIVVAVFIPSLTIVNYSKRTDNIIRFMRKVEKGEFVARMQDTKEDQLGQIAGSFNEMLDELSRYIDKVYKAEINQKNAELSALQARINPHFLYNTLEVIRMRALSQGAQDVGDMIYSLSMLFKNIVQHKSHYTLKDELEACRLYLELFRIRYKDKYIYKMHCEEQIKHVPMMKMSLQPLIENYIVHGLRSDQDDNWLTVNASQQDDDVVIEIKDNGKGIEPEQLEEIKSRLEMAESSGESFGLRSVNERLKLTFGSSYGMDIQSEPGSGTTVTVKFPVAEGKLNNDV; from the coding sequence ATGTCTCCTGCTAAGTTTTATCAAAAATATATTAAAAATAATATGTTTACCAAAATGCTGCTGTTAATCTCCTTGATTGCGGTGGTTACCATCGTCACCTTATCTTTTCTCATGTATTACTTCTTGTTTCAATCGGCCGTGCGCAGCGAACTCGACATTCAGCGAAGAGCGGTTGAACGGGTGGAGCGGCAATTGAATCAAAAATTTGAGAATGAGCAGTCCTATGTAAATGACTTGTACCGCAACAGTTCTCTAGGGATTGACACTTCCTATTTCCTCATGAACTCGTTTGATGAGTACATGGCCAAGCGAATGGATCGGATCGCGGGCGGCGGGCAGTCCAATTCAGACAGTGTGGTTGCTTATTTCAAGCAAAGGCTGGACGACGACCCGGATATTGAGAATATCATGCTGTATAGTGCCGAGAAACAATATGTATATGTATACAAGCAGGGCAGCATGACAAGGCTCTATCAGGCGAATGCCACGCATTCGTACATTCCTGATGTGATGGCGATGGAGAGCCAGAGCGTCACGCTGCCGAATCTCTGGGTACGTAAGCTGGCCGGAGATGTGAATTTGCCTTTATTCTCGATCCGGAGCCCGATTAATGATATGACCACATACAAGAATTTGGGGCAGTTGGTTATTTTATATCGAACGGAAGCACTGGGTGCTGTCCTGAACAGCGGCGAAGATCCCCTGAAGGGATCCGTGCTGGTCTTGTCGGGTGACGGCCGTGTGATGTTTGATTCTTCCGGCAAATATTACGGGAAGAAGTATCCTTATGCCGACCGGCTGCTGAATTCCAAAGATACCGTGAACCTGGATGAGGAATCGTACATTACAACAGCGGCTCACAATCAGGCAGGGTATACGGTGGTCGGAATCACACCCAAACGTGAGATATCGGAGTCCTTCCATGGTTTGCAGAACACCATCATCATTGCGGCCCTGCTATGTATTGTCGTTGCGGTATTCATTCCTTCACTGACAATCGTGAATTACTCCAAGCGCACCGATAACATTATCCGTTTTATGCGCAAGGTAGAGAAGGGGGAATTCGTTGCCCGGATGCAGGATACCAAGGAGGATCAGCTAGGGCAAATTGCGGGCAGCTTCAATGAGATGCTGGATGAACTTTCCCGGTATATCGACAAGGTATATAAGGCAGAGATTAACCAGAAGAACGCGGAGCTGTCTGCACTGCAAGCGAGAATTAACCCGCATTTTTTATACAATACGCTTGAAGTGATTCGGATGAGAGCTCTTTCGCAAGGGGCTCAGGATGTCGGTGATATGATCTACAGCTTGTCGATGCTGTTCAAGAATATCGTGCAGCATAAGTCCCACTACACATTGAAGGATGAGCTGGAGGCGTGCAGGCTCTACCTGGAGCTGTTTCGCATTCGCTATAAGGACAAGTATATTTATAAAATGCACTGTGAGGAACAAATCAAACATGTGCCGATGATGAAAATGTCGCTGCAGCCCCTGATTGAAAACTACATCGTTCATGGACTGCGCAGCGACCAGGATGATAACTGGCTAACGGTTAACGCGTCGCAGCAGGATGATGATGTCGTAATCGAGATCAAGGATAACGGGAAAGGGATCGAGCCAGAGCAGCTTGAGGAGATCAAATCCCGGCTGGAAATGGCCGAGTCGAGTGGAGAATCATTTGGTCTGCGGAGTGTGAATGAGCGATTAAAGCTGACGTTTGGAAGTTCGTACGGAATGGACATCCAGAGTGAGCCGGGCAGCGGTACAACGGTGACAGTCAAATTTCCGGTGGCAGAAGGGAAGCTGAATAACGATGTATAA